One genomic window of Kaistia geumhonensis includes the following:
- a CDS encoding acylphosphatase has product MSRASLHVSITGRVQGVGYRAFVEEQAVSLGLSGWVRNRRDGSVEAVFSGEAEVVEQMIETCRRGPRHAVVDAVTVLGEAEAQDGPFLVAPSL; this is encoded by the coding sequence ATGAGTCGCGCCAGCCTGCATGTCAGCATCACAGGCCGCGTGCAGGGCGTCGGTTATCGCGCCTTCGTCGAAGAGCAGGCGGTATCCCTCGGCCTCTCGGGCTGGGTGCGCAACCGGCGCGACGGCAGCGTCGAGGCTGTGTTCTCGGGCGAGGCCGAGGTGGTCGAGCAGATGATCGAGACCTGCCGGCGTGGTCCGCGCCATGCGGTGGTCGACGCCGTTACGGTTCTCGGCGAGGCGGAAGCGCAGGACGGCCCGTTCCTCGTCGCGCCGAGCCTCTGA